One region of Polaribacter pectinis genomic DNA includes:
- the tsaB gene encoding tRNA (adenosine(37)-N6)-threonylcarbamoyltransferase complex dimerization subunit type 1 TsaB: MAIILNIETATKNCSVSLAKDGKILAIKELNNGNYSHAEVLHPFIVDILSEAKITTQEIDAVAVSKGPGSYTGLRIGVSAAKGLCFAFNKPLISLDTLKSLANAISVENGLIVPMLDARRMEVYSAVFDIDYQQKREIQAEIIDNNSFSEELSKGKVYFLGDGAEKCKETITNQNAIFVDGKFPSAKEMASLSNEKYKKNDIEDVAYFEPFYLKDFIAIPEKKAINLNKK, from the coding sequence TTGGCAATTATCTTAAATATTGAAACTGCAACCAAAAATTGCTCTGTAAGTTTAGCAAAAGATGGAAAAATTTTAGCGATTAAAGAATTAAACAATGGCAACTATTCTCATGCAGAAGTTTTACACCCCTTTATAGTTGATATTTTAAGTGAAGCAAAAATTACAACTCAAGAAATAGACGCTGTAGCTGTTAGTAAAGGTCCTGGTTCTTATACTGGGTTAAGAATTGGTGTTTCTGCCGCAAAAGGGCTTTGTTTTGCCTTTAATAAGCCATTAATATCGCTTGATACTTTAAAATCTTTAGCAAATGCAATTTCTGTTGAAAATGGTTTGATAGTTCCAATGTTAGATGCTAGAAGAATGGAAGTATATTCGGCAGTTTTCGATATAGATTATCAACAAAAAAGAGAAATACAAGCAGAAATAATTGATAACAATTCTTTTTCTGAAGAACTATCTAAAGGCAAAGTATATTTTTTAGGAGATGGCGCAGAAAAATGTAAAGAAACAATTACTAACCAAAATGCCATTTTTGTAGATGGTAAATTTCCTTCAGCAAAAGAAATGGCTAGTTTGTCTAATGAAAAGTACAAAAAAAACGACATCGAAGATGTCGCTTATTTTGAACCTTTTTACTTAAAAGATTTTATTGCTATTCCAGAAAAGAAAGCTATAAATTTGAATAAAAAATAA
- a CDS encoding mechanosensitive ion channel family protein codes for MEEYIEKIKVLLIEYTPNILTALAILIIGLFIINLMVRTSRKVMQKRGVDITLQQFLGNLLGWILKILLFITVIAKLGVATTSFAAILAAAGLAVGLALQGSLANFAGGVLIMIFKPFKVGDLVEAQGEIGVVKEIEIFTTKFTGLSNREIIIPNGSLSNGNIINFSTEGTRRVDLVIGVSYDADIKKTKQVLTDVVTSHAKVLSDPKPTIAVLELADSSVNFAVRPWCNTADYWTVYFDCMENIKEELDKAGIEIPYPHRVNISKTE; via the coding sequence ATGGAAGAATATATTGAAAAAATTAAAGTATTACTAATAGAGTATACTCCAAACATTTTAACTGCTTTAGCAATCTTAATCATTGGTTTATTTATAATAAATTTAATGGTAAGAACTTCTAGAAAAGTAATGCAAAAGAGAGGTGTAGATATTACACTTCAACAATTTTTGGGCAACCTACTAGGCTGGATTCTTAAAATATTATTATTTATAACCGTAATTGCAAAACTAGGTGTTGCTACAACTTCTTTTGCGGCAATATTAGCGGCAGCAGGTTTAGCTGTGGGCTTAGCCTTACAAGGATCTTTAGCAAATTTTGCGGGTGGTGTTTTAATTATGATTTTTAAACCTTTTAAGGTTGGTGATTTAGTAGAAGCACAAGGTGAAATTGGAGTTGTTAAAGAAATTGAAATCTTTACAACAAAATTTACAGGCTTATCTAATAGAGAAATAATAATTCCAAATGGTTCTTTATCTAACGGAAACATTATCAATTTTTCTACTGAAGGTACAAGAAGAGTAGATTTAGTTATTGGTGTTAGTTATGATGCGGATATTAAAAAAACAAAACAAGTTTTAACTGATGTTGTAACATCTCATGCTAAAGTTTTATCTGACCCAAAACCTACAATTGCCGTTTTAGAGTTAGCAGATAGTTCTGTTAATTTTGCAGTAAGACCTTGGTGTAATACAGCAGATTATTGGACTGTTTATTTCGATTGTATGGAAAATATAAAAGAAGAATTAGACAAAGCAGGAATAGAAATACCTTATCCACATAGAGTAAACATTTCTAAAACGGAATGA
- a CDS encoding DUF1304 domain-containing protein: MKTIQIIFISLVAIIHIYIVYLEMVLWTTKKGIKTFGLKSKEFAEETKVLAANQGLYNGFLAAGLIWSLYTKNLDTALFFLICVFVAGLYGAFSTKKKTILYIQAIPALLGILSILFF; encoded by the coding sequence ATGAAAACTATACAAATTATCTTTATTAGCTTGGTTGCAATCATCCATATTTATATTGTCTATTTAGAAATGGTTCTCTGGACAACAAAAAAAGGGATTAAAACATTTGGGTTAAAAAGTAAAGAATTTGCAGAAGAAACTAAAGTTTTAGCAGCAAACCAAGGTTTGTATAATGGATTTTTAGCCGCTGGTTTAATTTGGTCTTTGTATACAAAGAATTTAGACACAGCATTATTCTTTTTAATTTGTGTATTTGTTGCTGGACTTTATGGTGCTTTTTCAACAAAGAAAAAAACCATACTCTACATACAAGCAATTCCTGCATTATTAGGAATTCTATCAATACTATTTTTTTAA
- a CDS encoding dodecin family protein has product MAVMKVIEVLANSEKSWEEATKKAVKQAAKSVKNIKSVFVQSQSAVVNGDDVTEFRVNLKITFEVN; this is encoded by the coding sequence ATGGCAGTAATGAAAGTTATTGAAGTATTAGCTAATTCAGAAAAAAGCTGGGAAGAAGCTACAAAGAAAGCTGTAAAACAAGCAGCAAAATCTGTAAAAAACATTAAATCTGTATTTGTTCAATCTCAAAGTGCAGTTGTTAATGGTGATGATGTTACTGAATTTAGAGTAAACTTAAAGATTACTTTTGAAGTAAATTAA